One genomic segment of Bos javanicus breed banteng chromosome 23, ARS-OSU_banteng_1.0, whole genome shotgun sequence includes these proteins:
- the FBXO9 gene encoding LOW QUALITY PROTEIN: F-box only protein 9 (The sequence of the model RefSeq protein was modified relative to this genomic sequence to represent the inferred CDS: inserted 2 bases in 2 codons; deleted 2 bases in 1 codon) has product MSLALHRAARGPRSRATAGRQCACSPRRRRFPQQTSSSAAASGVSSRAGAPVRAESLASAGPRRPCAPRVPGRXPSAPRSGPLPREDGCRTPGPQLLPMPGALLRPRTLLSPAAADGRSRHXDSQRTSSRGRCRGGAESPSAAAGRPASMAEAEEDCHSEAVREGDDDDENESPAETDLQAQLQRFRAQWMFELAPGGGSGNLESRPCRAARGSLLRAADTRGKQELAKEEKARELFLKAVEEEQNGALYEAIKFYRRAMQLVPDIEFKITYTRSPDGDGVGNSYIEDTDDDSKMADLLSYFQQQLTFQESVLKLCQPELESSQTHISALPMEVLMYVFRWVVSSDLDLRSLEQLSQVCRGFYICARDPEIWRLACLKVWGRSCIKLVPYTSWREMFLERPRVRFDGVYISKTTYIRQGEQSLDGFYRAWHQVEYYRYVRFFPDGHVMMLTTPEEPQSIVPRLRTRNTRTDAILLGHYRLSQDTDNQTKVFAVITKKKEEKALDHKYRYFRRAPVQEADQNFHVGLQLCSSGHQSFNKLIWIHHSCHITYKSTGETAVTAFEIDKMYTPLLFARVRSYTAFSERPL; this is encoded by the exons ATGTCCCTCGCCCTCCACCGGGCAGCAAGGGGGCCGCGGAGCCGTGCGACGGCGGGTCGGCAGTGCGCATGCTCGCCGCGCCGGCGCAGGTTTCCGCAGCAGACTAGCAGCTCCGCTGCGGCGTCCGGGGTTTCCAGCAGGGCCGGCGCTCCGGTTCGCGCAGAGTCCTTGGCC TCGGCGGGCCCCCGGCGTCCCTGCGCTCCGCGAGTCCCCGGCC CGCCCAGCGCGCCACGATCTGGCCCTCTGCCCCGCGAAGATGGCTGCCGTACGCCGGGCCCGCAGTTACTGCCGATGCCTGGTGCGCTTCTCCGACCGAGAACTCTGCTAAGCCCCGCTGCAGCAGACGGCAGGAGTAGAC CGGACTCCCAGCGCACCTCCTCGCGGGGGCGGTGCCGAGGGGGCGCCGAGAGCCCCTCGGCCGCGGCCGGCCGGCCAGCCAGCATG GCAGAAGCTGAGGAAGATTGTCATTCCGAAGCTGTCAGGGaaggagatgatgatgatgaaaatgaaagcccTGCTGAGACGGATTTGCAg GCACAACTCCAGAGGTTCCGAGCTCAGTGGATGTTTGAACTTGCCCCGGGTGGAGGCTCAGGCAATTTAGAATCTCGACCGTGCAGAGCAGCGCGAGGCTCTTTGCTGAGGGCAGCGGACACCAGAGGAAAGCAGGAGCTGGCGAAAGAAGAAA AGGCTCGAGAACTCTTCCTAAAAGCAGTAGAAGAAGAACAAAATGGAGCTCTTTATGAAG ccATCAAGTTTTATCGTAGGGCTATGCAACTTGTACCTGATATAGAGTTCAAGATTACTTATACCCGGTCTCCAGATGGTGATGGCGTTGGAAACAGCTA CATTGAAGATACTGATGATGACAGCAAGATGGCAGACCTCCTGTCCTACTTCCAACAGCAGCTCACGTTTCAGGAGTCTGTGCTCAAACTGTGTCAGCCTGAACTTGAGAGCAGTCAGACTCATATATCAG CTCTGCCAATGGAGGTCCTGATGTACGTCTTCCGTTGGGTGGTGTCCAGCGACCTGGACCTCAGATCATTAGAGCAGTTGTCACAGGTGTGCAGAGGATTCTATATCTGTGCCag AGACCCTGAAATATGGCGTTTGGCCTGCTTGAAAGTTTGGGGCAGAAGCTGTATTAAACTTGTTCCGTACACATCCTGGAGAGAGATGTTTTTGGAAAGGCCCCGTGTTCGATTTGATG GCGTGTATATCAGTAAAACCACCTATATTCGTCAAGGGGAGCAGTCTCTTGATGGTTTCTATAGAGCGTGGCACCAAGTGGAATATTACAG GTACGTAAGGTTCTTCCCGGATGGCCACGTGATGATGCTCACCACGCCCGAGGAGccccagtccattgttccacgctTACGCACCAGGAATACCAG AACGGATGCAATTCTACTGGGTCATTATCGCTTGTCACAAGATACAGACAATCAGACCAAAGTATTTGCTGTGATaactaagaaaaaagaagaa AAAGCACTTGACCATAAATACCGGTATTTTCGCCGTGCCCCTGTGCAAGAAGCCGATCAGAACTTTCATGTGGGGCTACAGCTGTGTTCCAGTGGCCACCAGAGCTTCAACAAACTCATCTGGATACACCACTCTTGTCACATTACTTACAA ATCTACTGGAGAGACTGCGGTCACAGCGTTCGAAATCGACAAGATGTACACGCCGCTGCTGTTCGCCAGGGTGAGGAGCTACACCGCGTTCTCCGAGAGGCCGCTGTAG